The Moorena producens PAL-8-15-08-1 genomic interval TGGTTAAGTTTTGTTAAGCTACAGGATTGCTTGGGGTCAACTTATGATAATAACCCTTCCGGTCTAGACCGGAAGGGTTAGTGTTGAAGGATGTCAAGCCTAAATTTATATAACTTAACAATCCTGATACTTTTAACCCGGACAAACCATGACATCATAGACATTGCTGTCTATGGTGTCAGATACGCTGAGTACTACATCCCCAACATTGTTGAGGAAGGTGGTATCCCACATCGCCTTCAGGAAAATCCCGACGGCTCCATTGAAATCTCTAGGGATTTCGTATCCGCAACGTGGACATTGAAAATTCATAGAACTACCAAGTTTTCTATGAATGTGTCCGCACTTTGTACAAGTCTTGGAGGTATATTCCTCTGTTATCCTCACTAATTTGGAACCATAACGGTTGCACAAATGCTCTAAAATCTGAGAGAACTGATAAAAAGCCCACGTCATCATCGCCCTAGCTGTCTGGCTTTTTAGTTTTCGCTTCTTTTTGACAACCATCTGCGACGTCTCAAAGGTAGGTAAGACGATCACATCGTAGTTTCTTGCCAAAAACGATGCTACTTGTTTATGCAATTCAGTTCTCAGACTTCTGATCTTAGTTCTGAGTCTTTCCATAGCTATCCTTAGCTTGTATCGGCGACGTTTGTGTGTGCGTCCTTTTGATTTGTCATGCTCACTTTTTAACTTATCTAGATGCGAACAAAGTTTAGCTATTCTCTGAAAATCATTATTTGCGAACTCCAAGAAATCCGTGCCGTCAAACCCAGTCATGAACGTCCTAACTCCAGGATCTAAAGCTATCACTTTCTTGGTTTCAGTAGGCTCAATGTCAAACTCTACTGGAAAGTGCGCAAACCATCTCCCTTTGTTATAAGTAAGTTCAGTAGAACCATCAGTTAGTACACAGAAATCCTGACCTTTGAATTCGGGTTTTGGCAGATGTTTGGTCGTAGAAACCATCCACCGGCCAGCCTTGTAAGCCGTAGGGTCAAACTGGATCGTCAGATGATGATCTCGCACGCTACGAAATTTAGCTATTTTTAATCCAGCTTGTGGGTTTGGCACAAGGTTCTTCCCTTTCCCAACAGACTTCGGTTGTTTGGCGGTCTCTTTCCACGCCGTATAAGCCTCCATTGAAGCGTTATCTAAAATTTTGGAGACATTTAAATCTCTGCACCACTGCGGAATAAGTCCGGATTGTTTCAACCAAGTTCTAAAGCCATGTTTTCCTCCTTTCTTTCCGACTTTTGTGTAGCCCTGGTTCCGATTGAGCTGCTCGATCGATATGTTATAAACCTTGCGAACAGCAGAAACCCATTTTTTCCAGATCTTCTCAAGTTCTTTGCTTGGGTAAACTCGGTAACTCACTGTCTTCAAGAATTTTTCCCTTGTACTTCCTGAGTCCGTAGAGCCTACAACTGAAGACGTGGATAATTGCGAGAACATCTTCAACCATCTCTTGTTCTGGGCTGAGGTTCTTTTCGTCGAGAACCAATATTTTAGTTTTGAATTTAGAGCACAACCATGAGATAAGATCGAATCCAAAGCGACAGAGCCGATCTTTGTGGGCAACGACAATATACTTGCAAGTGCCGTCGAGAACTCTGTCCAATAGGGAGTGAAGACCAAATCTTTTGAAGTTGAGACCGCTGCCGATGTCTCGGATGACTTCTGCGTCTGGGTAACGAGACTTAAGAAACTGTACTTGTTGATCGAGATCATCTCTTTGAGAGCGGCTTGAAACCCTTGCATATAGGATTGTTGCTCTTTCGTCTCTATCTGTTTTTTTTGTTGAAATAGAGACAACTGAGTCTTGATTGTATCTTCAAAGTCCTCCAGGGGTTTTAATTCCTTGGATTTTGCCAACGTCCACGCCACCTTTCAAGTGTCCTGGTACTGACCCCGAGCCTGGTAGCAGCGACTCGGGGAGGAACATATTTAATTTGTTCATTCATTGACACATCTTGTTCAGTAAAGTTAGATTCTCCAACAAGATGTCAGAAAATGTCAAATATGTCGGAAAAAATATTTATCAGGACGTAACTCTTTTAGATCTATATAGTAGATGTCTTTTAGATGTTTTTTTTTATGACCCACCTATAGGGCTATAGGTGGGCTTTTTGAGTTTCACGAAAAGTTGAACCAGGGATGGCAAGCCTGATCCGTAAGGATTATTAAGATTGCAAAGCACCACTTTGAACCATCATCAGGATGAAAATACCAACACTGGCGACTACTAAAACAAGACCTAAAGCCACTGATTGACCCAAATGGTTGGGAGTTTGAGAAGTCTTCATGTGTCTTTTCCTTTCTTATAGTTATGTATGCCGATAATGAACGATAACAAACTTTTGCCAAGGTTGATAAGAAAATGCAAAGTCTCTTAACGTAACTTTACTTAAGTTAATACTAACGAAAGTGTGAGCTAGCTTGCGCTTGAGGCGAAGGGAATAGGATTTAATACAGTTAGAGCGATACCCAGTATGACCTGGGGCACCTCTGCTGTCATACCGTACTTAGGATTTTTACCCCATACGACTCCTAGATATTTTGGGTGGAATGGGCATCTTGCCCGTTCGTGACGGTGGGACCCGTGGCGAATTTAATTCGCCACGGGTCCCACCTAAAAGTTAGATTCACCCAACCTGATTACTTAATCATGGAATATAACTTTTCGATCTTAGCTTCGCCCTTACCTTGGTTAACATTAACATTTACGTTCCACAACAGCACTTGCCCATCAGCACCACCACTAACTATTTTTACTTTATCCCTATCAGAATTAGAATTGATCGCCAGTGACAAAACTGCTTTTTCATGTTTGAAATTGACATTACGTATTAGCTCAATGTTTTTTTTGTTAGTTACATCCCACAATTTCACGTTTCCAGTCTCATCCCCAGTAACGACATAACTTCCATCAAGGCTAAGGGCAACTGATTTGACCTGAGCATTTGTTTTAAGGGTATTCTTCGTTTTACCTTGGGTATCCTGCACTACCACTTTACCATCAGGATCAGCAGTTACAAAATACTGAAGACCTGGGCTAATAGCAGCTAAAACAACAGTGGTTGGCTGAGAAGGATTGTGTACTCTCCCAAATCTGCTTGGATTCCAACTAAGCCCTAGGTTAATTAGCCCAATCACGCCGAAAATTATCAATATTGTTGCCAATTGGGGATTATATTTTTTAATTGCGTCCAAAAAGCTTGGGATCTCAAAGCTTAGAAAATTTTTTTGAACTGAATTCGGTGGCTCATAGGGAGAAAGGTCTTCGTTATCTCCAAGATTCGATAATCCCCGCCAAACTCCTGCTTTTTTGAGATCGTCTTGTTCCTTAATTCCGGTAACAACGACTAATGCTTGTGAATCCGAAGCATTGCTTTTCTGAGGTAGACGGGATTCTTTAAGTTCCTTAGCAATAAGTTTTATATTATCTTCTGAGTTTTTACCTATCATCAGAGGCTTCGTTGCAGTGGAGTTCTTGGTTTGAAGCGATGCTTTGATGACATTCTCGATTTGTTCATAAGAAACTTCAAATCCGTATTCCCCTCCTTCTTTAATAGCACTGTCAATGTCATTTTGTAATTTTCCCTCTAATGCAAGCACAGCGATTCCTCGTATTTGTTGCTCATCCTGCTCATTATCTTGAGCAATCAACGCTATAGAGTTTCGTATAGTGCGACCTCGATAATCTTTGCGTTTGCTTGCTTTCATGCCTGTGACAAGCAAAATTAAGTTACCACTCTCACGCCCTATAAAAATCGAATACCCTTGGGTTTCAAGCAATAGTTTAGATTTTTTAACCAAATCTGGTTCATCTATTGGCTTTTGTTCATCCTTTGCAACTTCTTTCCAAAAGTAATCCTGTTCTTGATAAAAACCAGCACTTAGAACATAAATTTTCATTGCTTACTCCTATTTATCAATAAAAAGTTTATCTTCGCCTTGTATAATGACAAAGCCACCAGAAGATTTACATTGACTAGCAGACTGGCGAGCAGCTTCTAAAAGGTATCTATCCCAACCTAGCCAATGACGAATAGTATTGAACCAGCCCCATTTCGTATCGTAATGAAGTTTGAGTAGGAAACTCAAAAGATACCGTAACGGCTGATCGCTATCTTTGGGACTATATCCAGCATCATGACTAATTTTGCGAAAGTAAAAACGCGGTCTTTGATTCACTACTCTAATATTATTGAATATCACAGTTCCTACAGTTTGAACAGGTGTAATTACGCAGGCAATCTTAGTCAGCAAATTTTCGCTCTTGAATAACTTAAATAGTTCAGCATATTTGTCTTTGATGCAGTTACGTAATTTTTTAGCATCTTCTTCGTTTTGCAAATATTTTTCACAACGAACAGGAACAAGGATAACGAGCCTAGGTTCTTTTAAATCTCCATAGCTTATTTTAAAAATATCACAAATCTGCTTGGGTCTGTTTCTCAAATGATGCCATTTGCCGTTGGCTTCCATGAGTGCAGGAGCGTCAATAGCAATCAAAACTGCAACACATTCATGCATTACATTTTTGACAAATTCACCATCCTTATCATCCAGATAGTGACCGGGAAAATCTTGAAAAGTCAGTTGTAAAGATGGTTTTTCACCAATCTTTCCTAGACCAAACTTAAAACATTTGAGCTCCTCTGTTCCTTCCAATCCTCCCGTCGCTTCAAAATCATCCAGCAGAGCTTTTAGCTCTCCTAAACGCTCTTGCAGAAATGCGGAACTTACAGGATCGGGAGTCAGTTGCAAATCGGCTTCCTCAAACGTATCAGAGAACTGCTCATACATAGCAGTTAAAACACTGGTTTTGCCTACCCCTCGATGTCCTAGCATTGTGACTTTAAGTTCTTTGGGCATTTGATTCTCCTTGTTGTGTTACTTGAATAATGACATCAACTCTTGCTGATTTAGGTTTGTTGCCTGTTCTACTGCCTCTAGCCACTCTTGGCGTACCCTGGAGCGTTCACCCAATAGCTCAAATTCCTTAGGCCAGATAGAAGAGCGTTCCTGGTAAAGAAAAATTTGCCATTCATCCTTGACTGCTTCAGCACGGAGTACACGGTCAAGAAATTCTTCTACTATGGCAAAAGCAGCTTGGGAAGGTTCACAAAGAAAATCTTCTAAGGCTGTTTCGCATTGAAAAACAGCTGCTGCATGAAGTGCTTCGAGATTGCTCTTGATTTGCTCTGCATTGGGAGACTTCCCAGACAGATGCAGATCAGTTCTATCAGGAGTTAATCCATTAAGACACTGGCGAATTCGGTGTTGGATAGTACCCCGATAAGAAAGCTGAAATTCAGAGAGGATTTGGAATCCAAATTTTAGTCTGCTGGGTTGCCCGTCTAAAATTTCATCAGGTAGTAGGTTAGCTATCTCTCCAAGAAAATCAGAACCTTTTGCTTCTGTGATTTTTCCTAAATTTGCCTTACCGATTAATACCTCTACTACTAGATTTTTTACCCTATCCAAAGATTTTTTTAACCCAGTATCTAGAGATAGAAAATGTTGTGATAGGTGAGCGCGAATTTCATTGAGGTAATCGCTATAGGCACTTGTGTAAGCCCCTTTACTATCACGCCTACTTTCAATTTCTTCCAAAGATGAGGGAATTTTGGTATCGTTATAGCAATTTTGGATAGCCTCTTCTACAGATTGTTTAAAGTCTCGGTCTTGCTCATTAATTTGGTCACTAAGTTGTTTAAGGACTTTTTCAAGACCACTGGTCAAATCGTTCCAAAGCCCATTAAACAATGGGATAAATTCAACCATCTCTCCTGAAATTTTTCCTTGTCCTAATGCTTGACGGGCTTTATCTAACTCAGCCACCACTGATGTTTGGATTTGCTTGATTCGATCCTGACAAGCAGACGCATATTGCTGATCTAGGTCAGTAATTGTTTTAGCTAAGTAGTTAAGAATGGGATCTAAAACCTGATCGTTAGCCTCTTGAGCTTCAGCGCAGTTAGCTATTACACAGTCTGCAACATTGATGTGTTTGTTGGTAATGTCGGTTTTCAATTGTTGGCAGAGTTGTAAGTTACTCTCATCACTCAGTTTGTTGAGAACCATAAAAGACCATAGTGGGAGCGGCAGATCATTCAAAGCTCTATAGGCTGTGTCGTACAGTTGCACATCAACGTCCCCCCAAAAGTCTCCTGTACTCTTTGGCATCCGGACAAATAGCACCGCATCAATATCCTCACCAATGGTTTTTACCATCCTCTTTTCATCACCAATTCCTGTATCTCCTAATCCCGGCATATCAATTAAAGCAATCTTTCCAAGATCATCCTTGGGAAAGTTGCAAATAATTCTGACCTCTCGAACTGCCAGATAGTTGAAATAAATACGCTCCCCTTGGAGGTTGTCTTGGGCTACATATTCTCGAATCTCTTCTTTCTTGATCTGGCGTGGAGAAGGAGCCTGCAACAGGGAACGATATTTATCTACATTCTCATGATATTGGCGTAGATGTTCATATTTGGCATTAACCTCTGCACCCTTAAGGTCGTTCGGTAGCGAAGGCAGGTCTTTTTTGGCAAAATCATCGATATTAGTTGGTTTAGTTCCCAATCTTAACTGCTCATAGTAAGGAGCAATAACCTCATCCATAAAAGTACGGTCTGTATAGAACAAGACTTCACCATATGTTTCAACATTTGGGTTATGGTGAATCTTGCTGCGAACCCCCGTACAGTGTTGACCGCTGCCATCAGGAATTTCTGCTGCAGTCAATCCAGTTAAACTCTGTAATAAACGACTCTTACCCTGTCTTGCTCGTCCAATCACACCGATGTTAAGAGTATCTCGCGAGAAACGAGTTTTGAGTTTAGCCAGTGCTTGTAACTCAGATACAATATCCTGCTGAATCTTCGAAAAATCGATTTCCTTCAAGCGTCCATTTATGCTTGGTTCATCAACCTTTTCCAGTAGCTGTTGGCGATAATCTTCGAGATAGCTAAGTTTAGAATAAAGAGAGTTTAAATTTACTCCGACCTCTTCAATTCTATTAGCCAAAGGTTGGCGCTTTTCTAGAATATAGGCAATTTTAGCAGTTCTGTCCATAGGTTATATATCCAATTAATTACAGTCCAAGTTTAGCTACCGATTGTTATCCAGTTACTCTGGTAAATATCACATCAAAATTGCGATCGCTGCACTAAATTTTGCTAACCAAATTCAGTAGGTTAGTTTCTGAAATAACTCATCTTGTCTGCTTCTATGTGCTAAAATTACTTGGGTGCTAATTCCTGGAAATCATGACCGCTATAGTATAACTAAACTACATCATTTTTTCCAGCTTGACGAAGATGGTTCAGGCTTTAGAGCTAATTTGTAAAGTAAATATTAAGAAGCTTGAAAGCCTTGCTATGATTGTCTTTTGGCTCTTAAATAGTTCAATTGTTATAGTTTAGCGCAAGCCTTATCCTACAAGGATTACAGCGAGTTTACAAATCAGCTATTAATAACTGCCTCGCGGGTCCCTTGCTCATTTTTAAGTGTTTGTAAATGCAGTTGGTATTCTTCTCGATCAAAGCGTTTGTTAAGATACTCTTCTATTGCTGTAATGTCGTTAGCACAGCCTTGTAATGGATTTACTTCAATAACTGAATCCGGAGCGTAGTGATCGATTCCCACTAGCAAGGCATAAATCTTCTTAAGCATCATTTCCTGCCATATTGGCTAAATATTTCTGGCTTTATTTAATTATTACTCCCGATTTATTAGTCCTTTTTATACAGAAAGCGGCTTTTTGTAAAATAACTTTACAAAACCTGGCGGATAGGATAGCGTTTCCTAGTCTAGTCAGGTACACCTAAATTTTCTCCCTTGTCTTGATGCAAAGCGCGAGTAGGGAGGAATTGTGTGGGTCACTTGCGGGAGCACCTTGTAAGCCCCGGACTCTAGAACTTACGTATTGACAAGTTAACCAAAATATGTATCGGTGGAATTTGAAATTGAATCGCTACCAGAAGTGCAGTTATCTAGCCTATCTGTCTTAGGGATAGGCCAGTAAATCGGTCTAAATGCTTTATCCTCTATTTCGTTAAACCATGTTCCAAAGCATACCGAACTAACTCGGTACGGCTATTAGTTCCCGTTTTACTAAACAAACGACTAACGTACTTCTCAACATTACGAACACTAGTCTCTAAACGTCGGGCAATTTCTTTATTCATTAGCCCTTGGGCAACCAAATCTAAGACACTCTGCTCTCTAGCTGTAAAATCAATGCGCAAGGGTGGAGGAGTTTGGACAATTCCATTCTTTTGGTCTAACATTGCCCGGATTTCAGCCACCTGCTTGGCTATTTTTTCAAGCTCTGTACTACCTACACTATCTTCAGAGTTAGCAGCGCGACGCTCCAAAAGGTTTTTAACAATAGCGACTAATTCATCTGGATCAAAGGGCTTCGGTAGGTACGCATCACAACCGGCCTGATAACCCTGAATTCGATCTGAGGTCATGCCACGGGCTGTCAGAAACACTACTGGCAGTGCTTTAAAACGGGGGTCATCTCGAAGCTGCTGTAGGAATTGATACCCATCCACTTGAGGCATCATGACGTCAGAAATTACTAGTTCGGGTGTATTTTGCTGTAACATTTGCCAAGCATCATTAGCATTGCTGGCAACCTGTACGGTAAAACCAAATTCTGTCAAATACTCTTTGACCGCTTCCCTTACTCCTGGTTCGTCATCTACCAATAAGAGTTTTGCTGACATCGCTACTTCCTTAACCCCTACTTCGTTTAAGAGCTTTGCTGACATCGCTACTTCCTTAACCCGTACTAGCCTTAGTGTAGCGCAGTGTAGTCCAATGTAGCGCAATTTACTGATAATAAGTGATTTGTGATTAATCGGGAATCGGGAATCGGAACCCACCCCTAACCCCTCCCAGGAGGGGAACTGGAATCAGGATGCAGCTATCAGCTTCCATGGGAAAGCCACTCAATCTGATCAGCTTTATCTGGCAGCCTGGCTTCCTGTTGTCCCTTTGCCCTTGCCCAAGTTCCAAACAGACCAATCGGTGTGCTGATTAACTCAATGGGATCGGTTTTGCCTGCGATCGCATTAATACTATTGCGCGGTAGTTCTTTCAGCAACCAACGACTGATCCGATACAGATATTCCTTTGGTGGAATATCCCGCATCAAGGGCACACCATGGAGCTGATGTAAGTAACGGTTAGAGCGACCATACCGATGCCATTGACTGTGATACTCCCGAAAGGTGGAACGGTGTCGGTGCTCAACTATGGCGGTTGGAGCAAGGAGTAATTGCCAGTTGCTTTGCTTTTGAATACGCCAGCAAATATCAGCATCACCACCAGTAGTCAGGTAAGGACGGAACAATCCAACTTCCTCGAATGCTTGCCGTCGGATTGCTAGGTTAGCGGTTTGACCGTAGGGACAATAAGAATTGTTTAAGGTATGTTCCTGAGATAGAACATTATGATACTCAGCGTGTTTTTCTAGCCAGGTTTTACCGGGCAACCCGATGATTTGACCAGCAACAATACCAATACTAAGGTTGGTCAAGGGTGAGACCAGGTCTGCTAACCAATGGGGTTGGGGACGACAGTCTGCGTCAGTAAAAGCAATTATTTCCCCCTTAGCGGCTCGAATGCCTTTGTTACGGGCTGCATAGGAGCTTTGAATCTGGTCTTCTAGGATGTAGTGGAAGGTTATGCCCTCAGATGCTCCCTCAGTAACGGCAGTTTCGATTAGTGAGGCAGTGCGATCGCTGCTATTATTATCCACTAACAGATACTCTACTTGGTCAGTGGGATAGGTCTGTGCCTGTAAACAACGGACTAACTCTGGTAAATCTGCTTCACCGTTGTAGATTGGTACAACTACTGAAACCTTGGGCAAACATTTGTCATGTGTCATCTGATAGGGAACAGGGAACAGGGAACAGGGAACAGGGATGGAGCTATCAGTTATAGCGCTACGCCAAAGGCAAGAGGCAAGAGGCAAGAGGCAAAAGTTTACTAAAACAGCTTTTGAGCTTGTATCAATGTCAAACACTTTAATGCGTAGTGCTATATCAGTTATCAGCTTTGGAGCAAGCTAGTGATTGGTGCTTGTGAATACAATAAGCTGTGTGCGCAGGGTGAGCCTTAGGCTGACGGCTGACGGCTGACGGCTGACCGCTGACCGCTGACTGCTCAATGTTTGCATTATCAATTATCAATTTTGAGCATAATCAACTGCCGTTGAAGTAGCGATCGCACTCCATCTAAATCGACGTTAACATGCTTGATAATTTCTGCTACGGTTTGGGTTTGGGATGAGTTGTCGGCTGAGCTACCATTCTGGTCACAGGCTTCGAGAAACGTAAATTCCTCATCTGATAACTTAACCAGCTGGTAATCATAGTCAAATAGGGACTTACTTGGCCAACCAGTCATACAAGGGTGGCGTTCTGGAATTGCGGCTAACAGGTCTTTATCTTCTGACCAATCTACCCGCTCTAAGGGAGGACGGGTCAAGAAAAACTCATAATGAGTCAGTTCGGGATCTAATAATTCAATTAACCGATATAGCTCCCGTTGACTCAG includes:
- a CDS encoding RNA-guided endonuclease InsQ/TnpB family protein, which encodes MFSQLSTSSVVGSTDSGSTREKFLKTVSYRVYPSKELEKIWKKWVSAVRKVYNISIEQLNRNQGYTKVGKKGGKHGFRTWLKQSGLIPQWCRDLNVSKILDNASMEAYTAWKETAKQPKSVGKGKNLVPNPQAGLKIAKFRSVRDHHLTIQFDPTAYKAGRWMVSTTKHLPKPEFKGQDFCVLTDGSTELTYNKGRWFAHFPVEFDIEPTETKKVIALDPGVRTFMTGFDGTDFLEFANNDFQRIAKLCSHLDKLKSEHDKSKGRTHKRRRYKLRIAMERLRTKIRSLRTELHKQVASFLARNYDVIVLPTFETSQMVVKKKRKLKSQTARAMMTWAFYQFSQILEHLCNRYGSKLVRITEEYTSKTCTKCGHIHRKLGSSMNFQCPRCGYEIPRDFNGAVGIFLKAMWDTTFLNNVGDVVLSVSDTIDSNVYDVMVCPG
- a CDS encoding IS607 family transposase, which translates into the protein MSTKKTDRDERATILYARVSSRSQRDDLDQQVQFLKSRYPDAEVIRDIGSGLNFKRFGLHSLLDRVLDGTCKYIVVAHKDRLCRFGFDLISWLCSKFKTKILVLDEKNLSPEQEMVEDVLAIIHVFSCRLYGLRKYKGKILEDSELPSLPKQRT
- a CDS encoding helix-turn-helix domain-containing protein translates to MNEQIKYVPPRVAATRLGVSTRTLERWRGRWQNPRN
- a CDS encoding WD40 repeat domain-containing protein, with the translated sequence MKIYVLSAGFYQEQDYFWKEVAKDEQKPIDEPDLVKKSKLLLETQGYSIFIGRESGNLILLVTGMKASKRKDYRGRTIRNSIALIAQDNEQDEQQIRGIAVLALEGKLQNDIDSAIKEGGEYGFEVSYEQIENVIKASLQTKNSTATKPLMIGKNSEDNIKLIAKELKESRLPQKSNASDSQALVVVTGIKEQDDLKKAGVWRGLSNLGDNEDLSPYEPPNSVQKNFLSFEIPSFLDAIKKYNPQLATILIIFGVIGLINLGLSWNPSRFGRVHNPSQPTTVVLAAISPGLQYFVTADPDGKVVVQDTQGKTKNTLKTNAQVKSVALSLDGSYVVTGDETGNVKLWDVTNKKNIELIRNVNFKHEKAVLSLAINSNSDRDKVKIVSGGADGQVLLWNVNVNVNQGKGEAKIEKLYSMIK
- a CDS encoding caspase family protein, which produces MMLKKIYALLVGIDHYAPDSVIEVNPLQGCANDITAIEEYLNKRFDREEYQLHLQTLKNEQGTREAVINS
- a CDS encoding response regulator transcription factor, producing MSAKLLLVDDEPGVREAVKEYLTEFGFTVQVASNANDAWQMLQQNTPELVISDVMMPQVDGYQFLQQLRDDPRFKALPVVFLTARGMTSDRIQGYQAGCDAYLPKPFDPDELVAIVKNLLERRAANSEDSVGSTELEKIAKQVAEIRAMLDQKNGIVQTPPPLRIDFTAREQSVLDLVAQGLMNKEIARRLETSVRNVEKYVSRLFSKTGTNSRTELVRYALEHGLTK
- a CDS encoding glycosyltransferase, with product MTHDKCLPKVSVVVPIYNGEADLPELVRCLQAQTYPTDQVEYLLVDNNSSDRTASLIETAVTEGASEGITFHYILEDQIQSSYAARNKGIRAAKGEIIAFTDADCRPQPHWLADLVSPLTNLSIGIVAGQIIGLPGKTWLEKHAEYHNVLSQEHTLNNSYCPYGQTANLAIRRQAFEEVGLFRPYLTTGGDADICWRIQKQSNWQLLLAPTAIVEHRHRSTFREYHSQWHRYGRSNRYLHQLHGVPLMRDIPPKEYLYRISRWLLKELPRNSINAIAGKTDPIELISTPIGLFGTWARAKGQQEARLPDKADQIEWLSHGS